The Falco biarmicus isolate bFalBia1 chromosome 1, bFalBia1.pri, whole genome shotgun sequence DNA segment ggccgcgcccccgcccctcACACCCCGGTGCCCCCGCACACAGGCGGGCGGAGGTGCCCGAGCAGCACCGCCCGCCCGAGCCCCGCCGgcggcccgcccccgccggcccggtACGTGACGTCGCCGCGGCGCCAAGTAAACAAACAGGGCGGCGAGCGGGGCCGCGCCGGCGcccaccgcccgccccgcgggACGCCGCCAGGGAGACAAAAGCCGCGGGgcgcccgcgccgccccccccgctcACCCCTCGTCCTCCTCGTTCTTGCTGGCGTCGATCTTGGCTCCCTCCGACTCGAtcccgccgccaccgccgccgcctcccccgtcggcgccccccgccccagcccccgccAGCCCCTCGGGCTGCTCCGCCGGCTCCGCCGAGCTGCCTCCGGCGCCCGCCACCGCCGAGTCCATAGCGAACTGCTGCTCCGACatggcgccgccgccgccgctgcggCTTTCCCGCGCCGGCCGGCCGGCGAccgcccgctgcccccccccggccccgctgccgctTGCCCGCCgaggccccggccccgctggcgGCCCCGGCGACGGCACGAGCGCACCGAGCCCTCCTCCCTTCGCTCGCTTTTTTTAATGGCGCCGCCACCAACCCAACCTAAAATGGCGGGCGGAAGGAGCGCGGCGGGCGCGGTCATGTGACACCACCCGCCGGCCCGGCGGCGCGAGGGGGTGCGGCGGCCACGGGGCCGTCGGTGGCCGACCGTCGGGCGCGagccccgggccgcccccggccACCGCGCGTGGGCGTCTGTCGGGCCGCCGGCGCGGAGCGGGGGCACGGGGCGAACGGCGGCCCGTCGGGAGGCCGGGCGGGCCGTTGGCCAAGCGGCAGCTGCCGGACCCCCGCCTGAGGCGGCtggccgggcccgccgcccgcgcTGAGCTCCTGGGCGCCTCGCAGCCGCGGACACCCCCTGAAGCACCCCGGGCCTGAAGGTAGCGAAAtgaagtttggttttttgtttttttttttaaagtatttttataagTTAAAATATAACTAGCTACAGGTTGAAGTAAAACCTGACTCCTGCAACAAGCGCGGTTTTTGTAGAGAGGAGGGACTACTGCTGGTAAGGGTGGCTTCCGCGCCCCTGCGCTCGGGAGCTGTTTGGGAGTACAGAGCCACATACTGCTGTGGCTTCTCCCTGTGGGCAGAGCCAGCAATGCCAACAAGTCTCTCATCCAACCTCATTGCTAATATGACAGGAACATATGCTTAACCTGTAACAGTTATAATACCCAGCTgcctgagaaaaagaaatgctgaaattatGAAAACCTTTAGAAACCTCTGCTCAGACTGGCCCCTTTAAGAGTTTGCAAGGCTAGCCTCCCCTGTGAATTAGCTACTCACATTACACTCTTCCGACaagcaaagtttatttttggtcCCTGACTAGATGTTTGCACcgagaaaaaaacaaccttggAAGCAGACTGCTGCAATCCTGTGGCTTCAGACAGAATGTGTATGCTAACTTAcccatcccagctgctgccctaCTCAGGAAGCAATTTTCTGGTTAAAGCAGTTTCCCTTCTCTAGCAATCACTTGTTTATGCTTTTATGTTGCTTGCTAGTATACACAAGATGGGAAACTCACTTCCTGATCCATTTAAGTTACATCCCGTACTGAACTCTGTCTTGAAAGAGTAGATCCCAACTTGTACAGAAACTAGTTGCTGACCCTAGACAGGGAGCAATTGCTATAGAGGTGCAATTAAGTGATCGCCTTCAGTATTCCAGAACCCCAGTGCTTGAAAAACCTTGAAAGGTAGTATAGATCTCACCCTCTCACCCCTCAAGCAGTGCTGAGTTATCACCATGAAAGAGGTGCTGCTGTGGTTCTAAACACCTCCCTTAAGATGTATGACAGTGGCAGTACTGTGCCACAGACCATGCTCTTTCCTGCCGCAGCAGAAAACAGCGGGATTCCACACACTGCTGCCTGGCACGAGGCACTACAGAACCTCTTCAGACAGGTCAGGAAAAGGAGGGAGTTGTACTGACTCATATATACAATAACTTTGTCTTGAGCCCTTCATAATCTCCGGAAAGGTACTGCCCTTCTAATACAAGTAGAAAGTTAGTGGTACCACTGTAAGCTGACAGCCAACTGCAAGACCACACATTCACTTAGGTAAGCGTTTATTAGAGAATCCTTTAACATGAAATTATACAAATAAAGTTCGTATAAACACAAGTCCACATTGTGTCATAACATGAATGgcaaaaagaaagtaaaaaccATAAAAGAAAACTAGTCAGCTGCTATGTACAGTTGGACACAGTTGTGTCATACACTAAGTCTTTTACAAAATAGTCATTTCCTCTCACGAAGACCACCCTCCGTTCACTGACGATGTGCTGCAAGATGGCTTTGTTGCAGTATCTCTACCtaaaaaatcaagacaaaatgTATGTCAGATCTGTGCAAGTTACTACAAGAATCGTTAAAAGGTCCATTTTCATGAACTGCTTTAAGTCTTCTATATATTCCTTTCTTCACTGTTAAAGATCATATGCATATTTATTAAGGTAACACAAGAGGTTTTGTTACCCATCATTAATTTATCTTCCCAAATACAGCCATTCAGCCCATTTAAGAAGCTGTTCCAGAACACCACATCCAATTTAGACTATTAATGAGGCTCTGGATCAGTTTATTTCTACTGGAAACACTGCCAAaagtgtttcagattttttttttaatccatctaGACTGCTGTGCAAACAGAAGTCAGGTTGATTTAGTTCACACAGTGCACATGCATATGatctttaatgtttttccagATTTAAAAGTTCGTTTTGGTTTGCAGATTTCACTATtagctataaaaagaaaaaagcaagcattaaaTCTTAAAGAATGCACACTTAAAATGAGGTTCCACAATTGAAATACAACACTAAACAGAAGACCAAATGATTAAGCTGTAAAGGCATTTATGTACTTTAACTCCTGTAAAAAACCATTTAAGTTAAGACACTTAAATCtccaaaaagattaaaaaaagaagccaaagtCTGAAGTTTTCCACTTTAATCTTTACGCTGGTACATGAAGTTGGAAGAGACCATACCACAGGACAGCGTTTTCTGGTGTATGCCTTGCGCTCTGCCTGCAACGTGCGACCCCAGAGATAGACGTGGTCAGGGTGACACACGGCCTGCAATGAAGTTCCCGCTGGCGGGTACAAACAAGGTATAATGTCAGAGTTAGAAGACAACATTCTTGTTTTCCTTAAGTTGTACCCATTTCAGTACTTTACCTGTTAATACTTCTAATAAGTTTAATTATTCCTCTAGACCACCTGGTACACAAcgcaaaacagaaaaactcttatgtttttctgaagtactAAAGAAGATAAAGTCACATTTTAACAAAGTTAAAGATCTATAGACACTGTAGGCaaagctggttttaaaaaaaagtatttttttaagttaacaaaagcttaattaaaaggaaaagtcatGCTACGCAAGTTTTTACTCTTCATTTGTCTATTGATCTTTAAATTAGATTAGACATACTCAGAGTGGACCTTGCACTCATGTACACACCTGTTTCCTCAAGTACTAGGTACTGCTTTAGTACGGCTGGTAGTTGTTTTGGTGATTGCCGCCACCACGGGATGCCTTTCCGTATGTGCTTTGTTGACCTGTAGATAACattgaggggggggggaaatcactCAGAAGCAGTAACACCCGATACTCTGAAGGCGACTGTTCCCATACAGCACACCAGCAGCGCTACTCTTTAAAGCTGTGTGTTATGAGTGAGAGGTGTTACAGAACTAGTTACTATAAGAGGCCCCTGTTTAAAGATGCATACTATTATTATCTGGAATGAGAGCAAAACCACTTACCGCTATAATCTGTGTATCCTGGCCCATATCCGTAATTGGGATAGTTGTACCCAGAGTAGTCGTATCCTCCATAGCCACTGTAGCTTTGATCACTATAAGCGCTATTGTAATTTCCATATCCTTGATCATAGTAGTTATTAAATCCTTGATTCCAGTTTTGTCCCTGCCCTGAAACCAAGCATAGCATTTAATTTACAGAATCTACCATTTTTCACTCCTTTCCTATGCCACTTCATCTAGCTTTCTATGGCAATCTTTTTATGCCAGAACTATTACCTGGCAGAATCTTCTTGTCTTccccaaaaaaagaattttctaaaaagaaaattcatctCATTTGGGTATAAGACAGGTCATAGGATCTTAACACCCACAACAACATTTGAGAAAGACAGCAGGTAGCCCTGCTTATAGAAACAAACAGCCaggaaaaacccacaacaccAAAGGCATGCACTACAGCAGCTTCTGGATGCTTTCCTTTAACTTTTGTTTTGCATCATTAATTGCCTCAACTCCAAGTTAAACCACAGGATCAGCTTTACTGCATTGTGTTGGTTGTGACTCCTTGATTTTAAGACTGAGATGCATTAACCTGTAACGTAACAGCTCGTCGCTTCTTTTATTTACAAGGTGTAGCAAAGCAACCATCTTTTGCAAAGAGTTCAcagcccatgagccagcagtatATCCCTTCACATGAAGGGTAACTGCACTATGCATTTAGCTGTACTGTCTACTGCACCCTACATCTATTGTCACTTCACCACTTGAAGGCAAGCAGAGCAAGAGATTCTCAAGCTTCCACAAGCTATCACAACCACCAAAGTGCCATTTACTAACAGGCTACTTCCCACATTCAATTTCAACACAAGATCTGCATGCAGCCTGAAACATCTACAAACACCTTCGTGTTTAGCACAAACACTTAAAGCATTGACTTGAATTTCAACATCCAAAACACTCACCCCGTCCACGCCCCCTTCCACCTCCTCGTCCACCAGCTGtattgctttttcctcctttctgctgctgctgctgttgcctgtATACCTCTTTGGGCTGTGCTACTTTGATCTCacactgtaaagaaaaatcCCGTAACTGGTCAAGAATTTAAGGACCAGACCATTCATTTTGTGAGCTGCTTTTAGGGAAGCCTTCAACGGTGGCCCATTTCACACACTGAGAAGGAGAGCTTCCATACCTTGCCTGAACCAATTTGATGGTATCTGCTTTCTAGTAACTTCTTTACTGGCTCTTCATCTGTGTAGGTGATAAAACAGAAGCCCCTCCTTTCATTTGTCTTTGTGTCCATGGGAAGCTCAATATTTTCAATCTGAAATCAAAAGTACCTATCAATAACACATCAAATCTGTAAACTGCTTTTCACGCTACCAGCACCATTTGGGAGCCCAATGTCTGTGCCGACTGCTTTTGACAGCTATAAATCAGCCCATCACAATACTACGGACTCATTAACATACATATAGTTTCCAACAGTCCCTAGCCTTATGTAAGTCTGAGCCAGCTCTCTCCTCACATATTCTTTTGTCTTAAGAGGCAACACGGCACCTGAAAACCAGAGCTGTGCTTATATGCCATTATACTATACCTCGCCAAAAGCGCCAAAGTACTCTTTAATCTGCTCTTCGGAAGTATCAGGACTCAGCCCACcaacaaacactttttttggtgGCTCCTTCCCTTTTAGGGCTTTTGCCCTTTTAGGATCTATTAGCTTCCCATCCAGTTTGTGTTCCTTCAGTTCCAACACCTAGAAagcacacaaggaaaaaaaaagtctcagatCCCTACAGTTGACACGGGCAGGCTTTGTTCCATCGAGACAAGAAATCCACCCACCTTCTCCACGCTGGCAGCATCCTTGAAGAGCACGAACCCAAACCCCCTCGACCTCCCAGTGACTGGGTCTGTTTTAATCGTACAATCCACAACCTCACCAAACCGAGAGAGATACTCGGTCAAGTCCTTCTTGCTGGTGTCCCAACTGAGGCCTCCAATAAACATTTTCCTGAAACGCAAAGGGTATACACGAGTATGTGTAAATACgcatgtgtacacacacacagccGGGCGGGTGCAAGCGCACACGCGGAGCACGGCGCAAGCCAAAGGCCATCAGGAGGCCACGGCCATCCGGCTCGGCTTGCAGGGCCTGGCAGCCGCGCCCGCTGCTCCGGGCCGCGGAGGCAGCACCGGGGGCGCCGtagcggcccggcccggccgctaCACGTGGGCCGCGTCCGTGCGCCCGGGCCCCGCCACACCGAGCCCGCCagcaacacacacaccacacacaccccccggctACTGGTGACGTCACGCCCCCTGATTggcagcccccctccccgccccgcggAAACTGGGTCAGCAGCACGGGATACAAAGGCGGGCGCGGCCATGGGCGCGGGGAGAGGaggccccgccccctcccccccgcgcCCGAGCCGCCCCCCCGTCCCGTGCGGCCCGGGAGGgcgggggagggagagggaggcgCGACCCCCCCGGCCCTACCCGTCGTCCTGCTGGTTCTTGCTCGCGTTGATCTTGGAGCCCTCGGCGAACTCCTCCGGGCCGCCGCTCATCTCGGTCGCGTCCTCCATGGCGGGGCGAGGGCGACGAGAAGGTTTTAGGCAAGCGGCGGACACAGCGGAGATCTGTGCGGGGGAGAAAATGGCGGCGGAAGAGATCCGGGCACCGCCTGCGCCGCCCTTATATACCCGCGCCGGCAGCCAATCAGTGCCACCCTCGCGCCCGGCACCGCAGCGCCCCTAGCGGCTCCCGGCGGGGCTGCAGCACCCGTCTGCCGCcgggctccccccagccccggggccagccccggccgcggcgccgctgggtccctgccctgccctgccctgccctgccctgccctgcccgccgcggggcccggAGCCCGGCCACCGCCCGCCTCGCCTCTCCGCCGGCTCGGTGCTCCCCGCGCCCTTCCCGCCGCGGGCCCTGGGGCGAGGCGGCGATCGCCGCCCCGGGCGCCGGGGGCACGCGCACCGGGGTACCGGGCCAGGCGGGCTCCGGCGCCGGAGCTGAGGTGGGTGGGGGTACCGGTGCAACCCAAAAACCCCGttcaggcggcggcggggcggggcgggcgctcCGGGGGCGGGCACAGGAGGCGCGGCactccccgccgccggggcgcCGCCATCGCCGCACTCGCCCCCCGCGATCGGTGtcggcggcccggcccggccccccgcccaGCCGCAGGGCGGAGCGGCCCCGGTGCGCCCCACGTGCCGCCGCCATGGGCGTGCTGCCGGTGCCGGCGGAGGTGCGCGCCATCCTGCTGGACATCGAGGGCACCACCACCCCCATCGCCTTCGTCCAGGTGAGAcccggcgggccgggcggcggcggcctcCCCACACGGCCGGGGGCCCCGATAGCGTCGCCGTCTTTATCGTGACAcatcccacccccccagccccggcagccgGGGCGGGCACGCTGCGCCGGCCGCACGTCGGTGCCGACCCGGGGCGGGAGCGGCTGCGGGGtggcgggcggccggggccgccccggcaGCGCCAACCGCGGCTCATTTCTGCGTTTTTCGGAATGACACCCAGGGGAAAATCGGTCTGGGTTTACCGATCGCCCGTGGGCAGTGGAGCGGGAGCCGTTCCCGTTCAGTGAGTGGGTTTTTCATGGCTACAGGGAGCGCCCTGGGCCTcgcctggcagcagcccccgcAGCATGGCTGTCGCTCAGCGCGCTgccgccgcagccccgcacCCCGGCTTGCAGCGGGCCGGGGTCCCGCCGCCGGGTGCCCCGCTGCCTGTTCCCTTCCCAGGGCCATGCAGCCAGCTGTGTCCCTGCCTCTCGCACAGCGCCCGGCTGTGTCCCCAGCTGTGTCCCCGCCTCTCGCACAGCGCTCAGATGTGTCCCCAGCTGTGCGCCTCCCGCACAGCACCAGTGCGGGGGGCAGGTGCACTGAGGAGGGCTGCACCGGCAGCACATCCCGACGGGCGGCTTCCCGGGCTTCGGAAAAGATGTAGGACTATTGCACACGGTGGTTTAGGTGCCGAAGCCGGAGTGccggggcgggtgggggggaCGGGACCAGCGGGAGGCATCCGGACAAGTGCTGTAACTGTGCCACTAACACTCCAGCTGCTGCGGCCCCCCCCTCTCCTGGAGGATTTGGTCCCTAACCAGGTTGGTGTGCTTCGAAGGAAGGAGCAATCTCCACTGAAGGCAATTGTCCGAGCTCCTGCCATTAACCTGTATTTCTCCAGGAGACTTTACGGCTTTCAGTGGATCTGTGTTGCCGGTGCTTTGTGACCCACGTGGGTGAAGGCGCTTGCCAAGCTTCCCAGGTGTTTCTGCTAACACAGTTTAACAGATGAACAACGTGACCTACATCTTCCCTGTCCGCGTTCTTCCAGTGCTCTTGAAGAAACTTCGGGTCTAGATGGCATTAcagctgcctccctcccctcgATATCTTTCCATTTAAACAGTTTGAACAGCTCAGCTTTATTAATGAACATCTCTCAGAGCAGCAAAGATGGTTAATAGCCACCTTGAGTCCATTTTGCTGTTGTGCAAATAGCATGCGATATGCCTGCGATGGTTTCCTACCCAGAGTTCTTTCTCTTGTAGGGAGGCTGAATGAGTTATGGCTCTCGATGAAACCTGGTTTGCTGGAAATGCTTGAAACAAAGTTATTTCACTTGGACTTTCAGCTAAACTCCATAGAGCctgtatttctctttgaaaGGCCCACTGCTGGTTCTGCaggcattttcatttgttaCCATTAAAGGATTTTATTTAATCCTTTCTTTAGTATTAAAATTATTGAGTATGCAAAGTAAAGAAATAGAACGAGCACAAGCCAGTTGATGGGTGGATTAAGGAACGATACCAGAAAAGAGAATATTTGATGGCCCCTAGTTAGAGGTCAccaaattttctcttttgccagGCCCACCCTGGCAGAGAAAAGTAAATGGCAGGGCAGAGATGTAATGTGATAAACTACATCCCCTGGCATTTGCCACATCTCCTGTAAAAGAGCAGATTGTCACTGAACTTTGTGACAGTTTGCATAGACATTAGGAGGAAAATTGACCCTGGTTGCTTGGAATACTACAAGTGCTAGTGATGGCGTGCTATGTGGGTGTCGACTGATGATAAAAGTACCACCCTTCCTCTACTGGGTTTAACATTGCTGTGAGCAGTTGCAAAGGCTTAGGAGGGCTGCTGAGCCGTGTTTGCTGACGGCTGTGTCTCCATCCTGCCAGGCTGTGTTGAGGCAGCCACATCTGGGGCTGGATGTcactggggagcccagctggctggcagtgTGGTGAGGTGATAGCACCCATCTCCCCAGCACGCACGGGAGATGGACGGAGCGATGGGAACTGTGCACAGGCAGGCTTAGGTCTCCTGCTAGCCAAGATAAAAGCGGGTGAACCTATAAAGGTCAGCAACAGCCCCAGTTAAACCTATTCAGGAGTTTGCAGCCACCAACTTTTGCTGAAAGCTGAAGTCGCGGAGATGGAGGTATTTCCATGCCAAGGAATCTTTCTTCCACACAAACTCATGGCCTTTTAAACTTAGTACATCATTGCCTAGGATCACTCTAGACATCCGTAAACTGTCACCCTGACTGTCCACCACTCCAGCTGCCACATGGGTGTCCCCTCCTGGACCACAGACATCCATGTGTTTGCCAGCGGGCCAAGGCTTTTACCCTTTTAAAATCCACTGAATCACAGAATACACTGTGCTTTTGAAGCCTGTTTGGAAGTTTTTCTTCGCCAGCACAAGAGcacaaaacactgcttttggAAAGCAATTGGGACCTTTTGACATCCAAGGTAAAGGGAAGTTAAACCAAGGCAGTGAGTTGGTTGCATTTCCCAGTGGCTGCTCTTTAATTTCTTCCATGATTTAAAAGACTTTGAAAGCAACTATGCTCAAATAAAGGAATTGAGAGGGTAATAGGGGGTATTGCAAGTCTGTTGATTTCCCTGGACACGTTTGTGGTAATTCTCTAGGCGTTtaagacattttcctttcccctaaatttacattgtttttaaaatatacaacaTGGAAAACACAATATTACAGTAATAGAAAATCCTGCAGTTCTGCCACCACATCCATGCTTTTAGCACCACCGTTTTCTTAATTCAGTAAACAAAGGTGACATACAGTGAGGAGAAAAATATCACTGGCCATTTTTTGAGGAGAGACAAGTTCAGGTTAGTTTCTTCCCATCTCTTCCCCATTCCTTGTTTTTCCCTGTTAAGAAAAGTTTGGTTCCGTACCTGAAGGCAGGAGCTTCCCACCCTTCCCCTTGCCCTCAGGCTCTTCCACACCCAGAGGTGCTGTCGTGGCAGCCGCTTGTGGCTTCTCAGTTGTGAAACACCACTAATGAGAGTGATTTGTAATTATTTCAGGTGCCCTTGGGATCTCCAGGAAGGTTTGGCATTCTCCCATGGCACTTTTTCCTAACCCTTTTTCATGTTGTTTGCAAGACTGTCCTATGGAGCTCAGTGTCACCAAATagacttttccattttcaaaaggtCCTCTAGCTCTGGTGAGAAGTtgagctgtgttttcagaaCGTTAGGACAAGCACCCCATTAAAAATAGGAGCACTGTAACTTGTCAGTTCAGAGTACATACACAGTCAGCCCTGTACTTATCAGCTGGTGAGAACCTGGGGTCCTGTCTGCCATCTGAGACACTTTTTCACAAGCCCAGGAAAAGTTATCACCCACCTTTTCCACCCTGGGATTTAAAAGTTGAAGCTGCCTAAGCATTTGTGCAAAAAATCCACCTGCACTGATGTTGGCCCAAGGCTGGCTCCGGGCTGCAGCCAGTGGCACCCCTGGCAGGCGGCTTCACAAgctgcagcgctgcaggggAAGCTCCAGCAGAGAAAATAGCTGCACACACCGGCATGTGCAAACGGTTGCTTTAAAATAAGGTCAGGCTTACCTCTGCTAGGTTAAAGGAGctgccttgtttttcttgtgtgctGCCAGGAGACCTTGTTCCCTTACATCAAAGACAATGTGAAGGAGTATCTGCACGCTcactgggaggaggaggagtgccAGCGAGACATCGGGCTTCTGAGGAAACAGGTGAAGTAATGGAGCTGTACCGTGTCTCTGCTGGTTCAGGTCACTCAGATTCCCCCAGTCACCCAACTCGAGTCCGTACCTCTCTTTGCCCCCCAGCAGAGGCTGGTTGCCTCGATGGGTGGATTCTCCCCTACCCAAAGCCTGGAGTTGCGCTCAGGGAAGGGCTGGTGCTCGGtaggcagcagctcagctgtttCATTCAGCTCGCCTTGGTCTTCACGGCCCCTGAGCAAGCGTCAAACCACAGCTTTTCAGCTTCGTGCCTGCACTGTGCCCTTCTCTTGCTGAATCCACCACCTGTGGCTTCCAGGTGCCTGTTTGGGAAGCAGTGTGGAGG contains these protein-coding regions:
- the HNRNPDL gene encoding heterogeneous nuclear ribonucleoprotein D-like, yielding MEDATEMSGGPEEFAEGSKINASKNQQDDGKMFIGGLSWDTSKKDLTEYLSRFGEVVDCTIKTDPVTGRSRGFGFVLFKDAASVEKVLELKEHKLDGKLIDPKRAKALKGKEPPKKVFVGGLSPDTSEEQIKEYFGAFGEIENIELPMDTKTNERRGFCFITYTDEEPVKKLLESRYHQIGSGKCEIKVAQPKEVYRQQQQQQKGGKSNTAGGRGGGRGRGRGQGQNWNQGFNNYYDQGYGNYNSAYSDQSYSGYGGYDYSGYNYPNYGYGPGYTDYSGQQSTYGKASRGGGNHQNNYQPY